The Pogona vitticeps strain Pit_001003342236 chromosome 3, PviZW2.1, whole genome shotgun sequence genome includes a window with the following:
- the SPHKAP gene encoding A-kinase anchor protein SPHKAP isoform X5 produces MLQRFFDEKTPLCVWKRLGTDGEDKLGKGRNCESPLMYEVSEHQSVGTDSSASSLGSSVTACKKVLCSNSLLESTDYWLQNQRTPCQIGIVEDKLEKNYTSVCFVNLDAHKDDCNDELMKQRLIGISPNLPKLISSMNVQPPKENEIILLSGLTSGNLHTDFELPQCSWLADVCLVQCARGNRKNSTNCIIFEINKFLIGLELVQEKELHTEASILKPEDDTNCSVSSIEEDFLTASEHFEEENEADEYKNGQEKLIVTEFAAESTKYRGKGLENPLYKKDRLASTLEADCTNKDSTVPARISSSSEEDDNGEDEDGVSQTTDKAIHWKPGLAGKSKTSSNTDHLKDASNVSENATLTIMAQEEIVSLDDTTANQSSPLVTSNCNGEITPHVLIQNEQATAGEFATNLAESVLQDAFIRLSQSAFTKEAAVSISVGGNALSSAAHVTQDITTSPSWNELPRIVIVQSPDGSDNSSEWSGSGLPNGCSSSEAERSAEVVDWLQNNSCNGGTESALEVALACAATVIGTISSPHVTEKLKREQESINSKTDVLDKEELEGISSPNADSYTSVNYSFPSALCGMAQVASAVAVCGLSEGKDDKYPVTSSGLLSAAETSAAITLHCSIAIGSSMENLNDSIAQVLFKEASLVLTKPETYRSIGDFMESVNGEIVQAVTKPSLPHLEEVIVDDLAKNLSSVILRHSAQEVRKKQLNTNSKKSIDFNTQDIFVATVNKLLFNILYFTCKKMGDIAQLSECSDTCAESNFSDQVMESQPKDTANDLLQQFSSYSSNKSFSAFSGTCPNKEVVSETDSVKVVKQEVVSDTLESGTLDADSLARLNPHSSPTGKASMQKRYLKRTAQECYKCINPSSSNQTKKEAHTFTSKDNMVSNSDCRPGLQELQSSTVEISTESEEKHKCDALWQNEAQHEVLLLDNQGFLPSQPLPQLKHPADKYCITDFAEELAETVVSMATEIAAICLDNSNGKQPWFCAWKRGSEYLMPQALTCRTIKRKKEASSNGPAMRKHRPPRLSEIKKKTDEHPELKERLMNRVMDESINLDDTLDSSNSFGSEVAAKIMTLAELSVTDNVWQSPNHPRNRLHCDRWNRVNASSCESIPEEDADSKGSANTLGLMNTLGQPMSRTSSVSKQSSCESITDEFSRFMVNQMENEGRGFDLLLDYYAGKNASNILTSAVQQVAKKNSHLSVRPNCPSKQSSTESITEEFYKYMLREIEKENKENMYSARSIKDWNSNLLHPSQRSPLCFRQSSMPDSRSSSSRLSVNVPIKANSLDGFSRNGHRDSLTVQPISTVSSSGLCKSDSYLYQRCQTDQITDMLIHETWSNSIKALMCKNKIIVDDGEVPEPDLQPHDSPPHVQLYANRLAANIVESGKTLIATHQDSTDRDPASESSHILMGKQNNCKPIDHGIDLNVEKQPTESPGLFPINCTSPSACLRKVPLIQIEAEQREDLDKGSETITEVNIASEKNMEYLNKDKPTVVYTGTEPVSLVNSNGNSSTTSSLGIMDLDIYQENMPSSRTIHEIIEENTFHNKEPEEAIEPTSGLCVTTANEQKDLLVINFDLEPECPDAELRATLQWIAASELGIPTIYFKKSQENRIEKFLDVVRLVHKKAWKVGDIFHAVVEFCKLQEESRAFTPSLFDWLLELG; encoded by the exons GTTTGTTTTGTGAATCTGGATGCACATAAAGATGACTGCAATGATGAGCTCATGAAACAG AGATTGATTGGCATCTCCCCAAACCTCCCAAAGCTTATCAGCTCTATGAATGTACAGCCACCAAAGGAGAATGAAATCATTCTGCTGAGTGGATTAACATCGGGGAACCTCCACACTGATTTTGAGCTACCCCAG TGTTCTTGGCTGGCAGATGTCTGTCTGGTTCAGTGTGCAAGAGGAAACAGAAAAAACAGCACAAACTGCATCATCTTTGAAATAAACAAGTTTCTGATTGGGCTGGAGCTCGTGCAGGAGAAGGAGCTACACACAGAGGCCAGCATCCTAAAGCCTGAGGACGATACTAATTGCTCAGTGTCCTCAATAGAGGAAGATTTTCTAACAGCATCTGAACATTTTGAAGAGGAGAATGAGGCTGATGAATACAAAAATG GTCAGGAAAAACTAATTGTCACAGAATTTGCAGCAGAATCCACAAAGTACAGAGGGAAAGGACTTGAAAACCCACTTTACAAAAAGGACAGATTGGCATCTACCCTGGAAGCTGATTGCACTAACAAAGATAGCACAGTTCCTGCTAGAATATCAAGCTCATCTGAAGAAGACGATAATGGTGAGGACGAAGATGGTGTTTCACAAACTACAGATAAGGCCATTCACTGGAAGCCTGGTTTAGCTGGAAAATCTAAGACTTCCAGTAATACAGATCACCTGAAAGATGCTTCTAATGTTTCAGAAAATGCAACTCTGACCATAATGGCTCAGGAGGAAATTGTTTCTTTGGATGATACAACAGCAAATCAGAGCAGTCCTTTGGTCACATCCAATTGTAATGGTGAAATAACACCTCATGTTCTCATACAAAATGAACAGGCCACTGCCGGTGAATTTGCTACGAATTTGGCAGAATCTGTCCTGCAAGATGCCTTCATTAGACTATCTCAGTCTGCTTTTACAAAAGAGGCTGCAGTCAGCATCTCTGTTGGTGGTAACGCCTTAAGTTCAGCTGCGCATGTGACACAGGACATCACGACTTCCCCATCATGGAATGAACTCCCCAGAATTGTTATCGTTCAAAGTCCAGATGGTTCTGACAATTCATCTGAATGGTCTGGGTCTGGTCTTCCCAATGGATGTTCTTCATCTGAAGCTGAACGTTCTGCTGAAGTTGTAGATTGGTTACAAAATAACAGCTGCAATGGAGGCACTGAAAGTGCTTTAGAAGTTGCCCTGGCTTGTGCAGCTACAGTTATTGGCACCATTTCAAGTCCACATGTCACAGAGAAACTGAAAAGAGAGCAGGAATCCATAAACTCTAAAACTGATGTGCTGGATAAAGAAGAGTTGGAGGGGATATCTTCCCCAAATGCTGACTCTTATACATCTGTGAATTATTCATTTCCATCGGCTCTGTGTGGCATGGCCCAAGTTGCAAGTGCTGTTGCTGTTTGTGGTCTCAGTGAAGGGAAAGATGACAAGTACCCTGTAACTTCAAGTGGACTTTTATCTGCCGCTGAGACATCAGCCGCCATTACACTTCACTGTAGCATAGCAATAGGAAGCAGCATGGAGAACCTGAACGATAGCATTGCACAAGTGTTGTTCAAAGAGGCATCTTTAGTGTTAACAAAACCTGAAACATACAGAAGTATTGGGGATTTTATGGAATCTGTAAATGGGGAAATAGTTCAGGCTGTGACAAAGCCTTCACTTCCCCATTTGGAGGAAGTAATCGTTGATGACCTTGCCAAGAACCTGTCCAGTGTTATTCTCAGGCACTCAGCGCAAGAAGTCAGGAAGAAGCAGCTAAACACAAATTCCAAAAAAAGCATAGATTTTAATACCCAAGATATTTTTGTTGCCACTGTAAATAAACtgctttttaatatactgtacttcacTTGTAAGAAAATGGGTGACATTGCACAGCTTAGTGAATGTTCAGATACTTGTGCTGAAAGTAATTTTAGCGATCAGGTAATGGAAAGCCAACCAAAAGACACAGCAAATGATTTGTTACAACAATTCTCCAGCTACTCCAGTAATAAATCTTTTAGTGCCTTCTCTGGCACCTGCCCCAATAAAGAGGTCGTGTCTGAAACAGATTCTGTGAAAGTTGTCAAACAGGAAGTTGTGTCAGACACCCTGGAATCTGGTACACTTGATGCAGATTCACTAGCTAGACTCAATCCTCATAGTTCACCCACTGGAAAAGCCTCTATGCAGAAAAGATATTTGAAACGAACTGCACAGGAGTGTTATAAATGCATAAATCCCAGTAGCAGTAATCAAACCAAAAAAGAAGCCCACACGTTTACTAGCAAAGATAATATGGTGTCAAACAGTGATTGCAGGCCTGGCCTTCAAGAACTTCAATCTTCCACTGTGGAAATAAGTACAGAAAGTGAAGAAAAGCATAAGTGTGATGCATTGTGGCAAAATGAAGCTCAACACGAAGTATTATTATTGGATAATCAAGGTTTTCTGCCTTCCCAGCCTCTGCCACAATTGAAGCACCCAGCAGATAAATACTGCATAACAGATTTTGCAGAGGAATTGGCAGAGACAGTGGTCTCTATGGCAACAGAAATAGCTGCCATTTGCCTTGACAATTCAAATGGCAAGCAACCATGGTTCTGTGCATGGAAGAGAGGAAGCGAATATCTGATGCCCCAAGCTTTGACATGTCGAACGatcaagaggaagaaagaagcatCATCTAATGGGCCAGCTATGCGGAAGCACAGGCCACCTAGGCTTAGTGAGATCAAGAAAAAAACCGATGAGCATCCTGAATTAAAGGAAAGGCTCATGAATAGGGTAATGGATGAATCTATTAACCTTGATGACACACTGGATTCAAGCAATAGTTTTGGCAGTGAAGTAGCTGCTAAAATTATGACCTTGGCTGAACTGTCTGTGACTGATAATGTCTGGCAGAGTCCAAACCATCCTCGTAATAGACTACACTGTGACAGATGGAACAGAGTCAATGCATCCAGCTGTGAGAGCATTCCTGAGGAAGATGCAGATTCAAAAGGGTCTGCAAATACTTTGGGCCTTATGAACACTTTAGGGCAGCCCATGAGCAGGACTAGTTCTGTCTCTAAGCAGTCTAGTTGCGAAAGCATTACAGATGAGTTTTCAAGATTTATGGTCAATCAGATGGAGAATGAAGGCAGAGGGTTTGATTTATTGCTTGACTACTATGCTGGGAAAAATGCAAGTAACATCTTAACATCTGCAGTACAGCAGGTTGCCAAGAAAAATAGCCACCTCAGTGTGAGGCCAAATTGTCCATCCAAACAGTCCAGCACTGAAAGTATAACAGAAGAGTTTTACAAATATATGCTGAgggaaattgaaaaagaaaataaagaaaacatgtaTTCTGCTAGAAGTATAAAAGATTGGAACAGCAATTTATTACACCCTTCCCAACGATCGCCACTTTGTTTTAGGCAGTCTTCAATGCCTGATAGCAGATCCTCATCATCTAGGTTATCAGTGAATGTGCCCATCAAAGCAAATTCATTAGATGGCTTTTCTCGCAATGGCCATCGCGATTCTCTCACTGTACAACCTATCAGCACAGTGTCCTCCTCAGGGCTTTGCAAATCAGACTCTTACCTGTATCAACGATGTCAGACTGATCAGATAACAGACATGCTGATTCATGAGACATGGTcaaactccatcaaagcactaaTGTGTAAGAACAAAATAATAGTAGATGATGGGGAAGTTCCAGAGCCAGATCTGCAGCCTCATGACTCCCCACCACATGTTCAACTGTATGCAAACAGGCTAGCTGCCAATATTGTGGAAAGTGGTAAAACATTAATTGCTACCCATCAAGATTCTACAGACAGAGATCCTGCCTCAGAAAGTAGCCATATACTAATGGGGAAACAAAATAACTGTAAACCAATAGATCACGGAATAGATTTGAATGTGGAAAAACAACCGACAGAATCCCCTGGGTTGTTTCCTATAAACTGTACAAGCCCTTCTGCATGCCTAAGAAAAGTGCCTTTAATTCAGATAGAAGCAGAACAAAGAGAAGATCTTGATAAAGGCTCAGAGACTATAACTGAAGTTAATATTGCCTCTGAAAAAAATATGGAGTATCTAAACAAAGACAAACCTACAGTGGTATATACAGGAACGGAGCCAGTTTCATTAGTGAACAG CAATGGCAACAGCAGTACTACTAGCAGTCTTGGCATAATGGACCTGGacatttatcaggaaaacatGCCATCTTCTCGTACAATTCA tGAGATAATAGAAGAAAACACATTCCATAACAAAGAGCCAGAAGAAGCAATAG AACCTACTTCTGGTTTGTGTGTGACAACAGCAAATGAGCAAAAGGATCTCTTGGTGATCAATTTTGATCTGGAACCAGAGTGTCCAGATGCAGAATTGCGTGCTACGCTTCAGTGGATTGCTGCGTCTGAGTTGGGGATTCCCACAATCTATTTTAAGAAATCTCAGGAAAACAGAATTGAAAAG
- the SPHKAP gene encoding A-kinase anchor protein SPHKAP isoform X1 yields the protein MLQRFFDEKTPLCVWKRLGTDGEDKLGKGRNCESPLMYEVSEHQSVGTDSSASSLGSSVTACKKVLCSNSLLESTDYWLQNQRTPCQIGIVEDKLEKNYTSVCFVNLDAHKDDCNDELMKQRLIGISPNLPKLISSMNVQPPKENEIILLSGLTSGNLHTDFELPQCSWLADVCLVQCARGNRKNSTNCIIFEINKFLIGLELVQEKELHTEASILKPEDDTNCSVSSIEEDFLTASEHFEEENEADEYKNGQEKLIVTEFAAESTKYRGKGLENPLYKKDRLASTLEADCTNKDSTVPARISSSSEEDDNGEDEDGVSQTTDKAIHWKPGLAGKSKTSSNTDHLKDASNVSENATLTIMAQEEIVSLDDTTANQSSPLVTSNCNGEITPHVLIQNEQATAGEFATNLAESVLQDAFIRLSQSAFTKEAAVSISVGGNALSSAAHVTQDITTSPSWNELPRIVIVQSPDGSDNSSEWSGSGLPNGCSSSEAERSAEVVDWLQNNSCNGGTESALEVALACAATVIGTISSPHVTEKLKREQESINSKTDVLDKEELEGISSPNADSYTSVNYSFPSALCGMAQVASAVAVCGLSEGKDDKYPVTSSGLLSAAETSAAITLHCSIAIGSSMENLNDSIAQVLFKEASLVLTKPETYRSIGDFMESVNGEIVQAVTKPSLPHLEEVIVDDLAKNLSSVILRHSAQEVRKKQLNTNSKKSIDFNTQDIFVATVNKLLFNILYFTCKKMGDIAQLSECSDTCAESNFSDQVMESQPKDTANDLLQQFSSYSSNKSFSAFSGTCPNKEVVSETDSVKVVKQEVVSDTLESGTLDADSLARLNPHSSPTGKASMQKRYLKRTAQECYKCINPSSSNQTKKEAHTFTSKDNMVSNSDCRPGLQELQSSTVEISTESEEKHKCDALWQNEAQHEVLLLDNQGFLPSQPLPQLKHPADKYCITDFAEELAETVVSMATEIAAICLDNSNGKQPWFCAWKRGSEYLMPQALTCRTIKRKKEASSNGPAMRKHRPPRLSEIKKKTDEHPELKERLMNRVMDESINLDDTLDSSNSFGSEVAAKIMTLAELSVTDNVWQSPNHPRNRLHCDRWNRVNASSCESIPEEDADSKGSANTLGLMNTLGQPMSRTSSVSKQSSCESITDEFSRFMVNQMENEGRGFDLLLDYYAGKNASNILTSAVQQVAKKNSHLSVRPNCPSKQSSTESITEEFYKYMLREIEKENKENMYSARSIKDWNSNLLHPSQRSPLCFRQSSMPDSRSSSSRLSVNVPIKANSLDGFSRNGHRDSLTVQPISTVSSSGLCKSDSYLYQRCQTDQITDMLIHETWSNSIKALMCKNKIIVDDGEVPEPDLQPHDSPPHVQLYANRLAANIVESGKTLIATHQDSTDRDPASESSHILMGKQNNCKPIDHGIDLNVEKQPTESPGLFPINCTSPSACLRKVPLIQIEAEQREDLDKGSETITEVNIASEKNMEYLNKDKPTVVYTGTEPVSLVNSLTACRGSESEASAEAKAAEESSVPLSSSDESTGSSWCQLVNDEDNPDDTSSYLQLSERSMSNGNSSTTSSLGIMDLDIYQENMPSSRTIHEIIEENTFHNKEPEEAIEPTSGLCVTTANEQKDLLVINFDLEPECPDAELRATLQWIAASELGIPTIYFKKSQENRIEKFLDVVRLVHKKAWKVGDIFHAVVEFCKLQEESRAFTPSLFDWLLELG from the exons GTTTGTTTTGTGAATCTGGATGCACATAAAGATGACTGCAATGATGAGCTCATGAAACAG AGATTGATTGGCATCTCCCCAAACCTCCCAAAGCTTATCAGCTCTATGAATGTACAGCCACCAAAGGAGAATGAAATCATTCTGCTGAGTGGATTAACATCGGGGAACCTCCACACTGATTTTGAGCTACCCCAG TGTTCTTGGCTGGCAGATGTCTGTCTGGTTCAGTGTGCAAGAGGAAACAGAAAAAACAGCACAAACTGCATCATCTTTGAAATAAACAAGTTTCTGATTGGGCTGGAGCTCGTGCAGGAGAAGGAGCTACACACAGAGGCCAGCATCCTAAAGCCTGAGGACGATACTAATTGCTCAGTGTCCTCAATAGAGGAAGATTTTCTAACAGCATCTGAACATTTTGAAGAGGAGAATGAGGCTGATGAATACAAAAATG GTCAGGAAAAACTAATTGTCACAGAATTTGCAGCAGAATCCACAAAGTACAGAGGGAAAGGACTTGAAAACCCACTTTACAAAAAGGACAGATTGGCATCTACCCTGGAAGCTGATTGCACTAACAAAGATAGCACAGTTCCTGCTAGAATATCAAGCTCATCTGAAGAAGACGATAATGGTGAGGACGAAGATGGTGTTTCACAAACTACAGATAAGGCCATTCACTGGAAGCCTGGTTTAGCTGGAAAATCTAAGACTTCCAGTAATACAGATCACCTGAAAGATGCTTCTAATGTTTCAGAAAATGCAACTCTGACCATAATGGCTCAGGAGGAAATTGTTTCTTTGGATGATACAACAGCAAATCAGAGCAGTCCTTTGGTCACATCCAATTGTAATGGTGAAATAACACCTCATGTTCTCATACAAAATGAACAGGCCACTGCCGGTGAATTTGCTACGAATTTGGCAGAATCTGTCCTGCAAGATGCCTTCATTAGACTATCTCAGTCTGCTTTTACAAAAGAGGCTGCAGTCAGCATCTCTGTTGGTGGTAACGCCTTAAGTTCAGCTGCGCATGTGACACAGGACATCACGACTTCCCCATCATGGAATGAACTCCCCAGAATTGTTATCGTTCAAAGTCCAGATGGTTCTGACAATTCATCTGAATGGTCTGGGTCTGGTCTTCCCAATGGATGTTCTTCATCTGAAGCTGAACGTTCTGCTGAAGTTGTAGATTGGTTACAAAATAACAGCTGCAATGGAGGCACTGAAAGTGCTTTAGAAGTTGCCCTGGCTTGTGCAGCTACAGTTATTGGCACCATTTCAAGTCCACATGTCACAGAGAAACTGAAAAGAGAGCAGGAATCCATAAACTCTAAAACTGATGTGCTGGATAAAGAAGAGTTGGAGGGGATATCTTCCCCAAATGCTGACTCTTATACATCTGTGAATTATTCATTTCCATCGGCTCTGTGTGGCATGGCCCAAGTTGCAAGTGCTGTTGCTGTTTGTGGTCTCAGTGAAGGGAAAGATGACAAGTACCCTGTAACTTCAAGTGGACTTTTATCTGCCGCTGAGACATCAGCCGCCATTACACTTCACTGTAGCATAGCAATAGGAAGCAGCATGGAGAACCTGAACGATAGCATTGCACAAGTGTTGTTCAAAGAGGCATCTTTAGTGTTAACAAAACCTGAAACATACAGAAGTATTGGGGATTTTATGGAATCTGTAAATGGGGAAATAGTTCAGGCTGTGACAAAGCCTTCACTTCCCCATTTGGAGGAAGTAATCGTTGATGACCTTGCCAAGAACCTGTCCAGTGTTATTCTCAGGCACTCAGCGCAAGAAGTCAGGAAGAAGCAGCTAAACACAAATTCCAAAAAAAGCATAGATTTTAATACCCAAGATATTTTTGTTGCCACTGTAAATAAACtgctttttaatatactgtacttcacTTGTAAGAAAATGGGTGACATTGCACAGCTTAGTGAATGTTCAGATACTTGTGCTGAAAGTAATTTTAGCGATCAGGTAATGGAAAGCCAACCAAAAGACACAGCAAATGATTTGTTACAACAATTCTCCAGCTACTCCAGTAATAAATCTTTTAGTGCCTTCTCTGGCACCTGCCCCAATAAAGAGGTCGTGTCTGAAACAGATTCTGTGAAAGTTGTCAAACAGGAAGTTGTGTCAGACACCCTGGAATCTGGTACACTTGATGCAGATTCACTAGCTAGACTCAATCCTCATAGTTCACCCACTGGAAAAGCCTCTATGCAGAAAAGATATTTGAAACGAACTGCACAGGAGTGTTATAAATGCATAAATCCCAGTAGCAGTAATCAAACCAAAAAAGAAGCCCACACGTTTACTAGCAAAGATAATATGGTGTCAAACAGTGATTGCAGGCCTGGCCTTCAAGAACTTCAATCTTCCACTGTGGAAATAAGTACAGAAAGTGAAGAAAAGCATAAGTGTGATGCATTGTGGCAAAATGAAGCTCAACACGAAGTATTATTATTGGATAATCAAGGTTTTCTGCCTTCCCAGCCTCTGCCACAATTGAAGCACCCAGCAGATAAATACTGCATAACAGATTTTGCAGAGGAATTGGCAGAGACAGTGGTCTCTATGGCAACAGAAATAGCTGCCATTTGCCTTGACAATTCAAATGGCAAGCAACCATGGTTCTGTGCATGGAAGAGAGGAAGCGAATATCTGATGCCCCAAGCTTTGACATGTCGAACGatcaagaggaagaaagaagcatCATCTAATGGGCCAGCTATGCGGAAGCACAGGCCACCTAGGCTTAGTGAGATCAAGAAAAAAACCGATGAGCATCCTGAATTAAAGGAAAGGCTCATGAATAGGGTAATGGATGAATCTATTAACCTTGATGACACACTGGATTCAAGCAATAGTTTTGGCAGTGAAGTAGCTGCTAAAATTATGACCTTGGCTGAACTGTCTGTGACTGATAATGTCTGGCAGAGTCCAAACCATCCTCGTAATAGACTACACTGTGACAGATGGAACAGAGTCAATGCATCCAGCTGTGAGAGCATTCCTGAGGAAGATGCAGATTCAAAAGGGTCTGCAAATACTTTGGGCCTTATGAACACTTTAGGGCAGCCCATGAGCAGGACTAGTTCTGTCTCTAAGCAGTCTAGTTGCGAAAGCATTACAGATGAGTTTTCAAGATTTATGGTCAATCAGATGGAGAATGAAGGCAGAGGGTTTGATTTATTGCTTGACTACTATGCTGGGAAAAATGCAAGTAACATCTTAACATCTGCAGTACAGCAGGTTGCCAAGAAAAATAGCCACCTCAGTGTGAGGCCAAATTGTCCATCCAAACAGTCCAGCACTGAAAGTATAACAGAAGAGTTTTACAAATATATGCTGAgggaaattgaaaaagaaaataaagaaaacatgtaTTCTGCTAGAAGTATAAAAGATTGGAACAGCAATTTATTACACCCTTCCCAACGATCGCCACTTTGTTTTAGGCAGTCTTCAATGCCTGATAGCAGATCCTCATCATCTAGGTTATCAGTGAATGTGCCCATCAAAGCAAATTCATTAGATGGCTTTTCTCGCAATGGCCATCGCGATTCTCTCACTGTACAACCTATCAGCACAGTGTCCTCCTCAGGGCTTTGCAAATCAGACTCTTACCTGTATCAACGATGTCAGACTGATCAGATAACAGACATGCTGATTCATGAGACATGGTcaaactccatcaaagcactaaTGTGTAAGAACAAAATAATAGTAGATGATGGGGAAGTTCCAGAGCCAGATCTGCAGCCTCATGACTCCCCACCACATGTTCAACTGTATGCAAACAGGCTAGCTGCCAATATTGTGGAAAGTGGTAAAACATTAATTGCTACCCATCAAGATTCTACAGACAGAGATCCTGCCTCAGAAAGTAGCCATATACTAATGGGGAAACAAAATAACTGTAAACCAATAGATCACGGAATAGATTTGAATGTGGAAAAACAACCGACAGAATCCCCTGGGTTGTTTCCTATAAACTGTACAAGCCCTTCTGCATGCCTAAGAAAAGTGCCTTTAATTCAGATAGAAGCAGAACAAAGAGAAGATCTTGATAAAGGCTCAGAGACTATAACTGAAGTTAATATTGCCTCTGAAAAAAATATGGAGTATCTAAACAAAGACAAACCTACAGTGGTATATACAGGAACGGAGCCAGTTTCATTAGTGAACAG CTTGACTGCATGCAGGGGCTCTGAATCTGAAGCCTCTGCAGAGGCCAAAGCAGCGGAAGAGTCTTCAGTCCCTCTCAGCAGCAGTGATGAAAGCACAGGTAGCAGCTGGTGTCAGCTGGTAAATGACGAAGACAACCCTGATGATACTAGCAGCTATTTGCAGCTCAGTGAGAGATCTATGAG CAATGGCAACAGCAGTACTACTAGCAGTCTTGGCATAATGGACCTGGacatttatcaggaaaacatGCCATCTTCTCGTACAATTCA tGAGATAATAGAAGAAAACACATTCCATAACAAAGAGCCAGAAGAAGCAATAG AACCTACTTCTGGTTTGTGTGTGACAACAGCAAATGAGCAAAAGGATCTCTTGGTGATCAATTTTGATCTGGAACCAGAGTGTCCAGATGCAGAATTGCGTGCTACGCTTCAGTGGATTGCTGCGTCTGAGTTGGGGATTCCCACAATCTATTTTAAGAAATCTCAGGAAAACAGAATTGAAAAG